The following is a genomic window from Anaerolineales bacterium.
TTCACAGCCTGCACGGCTTGCCCAGTTGGGCGGTGAAGCCGCCCCTGCGAGACTTCACGCCGGCGCAGGTTGACGCAGCGGCCCAAGCCCTGAACGAATTACAGCGATGAGCCAACGCCGGGCCGAAGTGGTCATCTGCGGAGCCGGCATCCTGGGCATATCCGCCGCCTTTTTTCTGACCAAGCTCGGCCTGCGCCAGATCGTGCTGGTGGACCCGCAGGCGCCCCTGACTCTGACATCCGACAAATCGACAGAGTGCTACCGCAACTGGTGGCCCGGTCCAGGCGATGCCATGGTGGCGCTGATGAACCGCAGCATCGGCCTGATGGAAGAAATGGCCGTGCAAAATGGCAACCTCTTCAACCTGAACCGGCGCGGCTATCTGTATGTCAGCACGGCCGCAGACGGGTTGGAGCGCCTGCAG
Proteins encoded in this region:
- a CDS encoding FAD-binding oxidoreductase; translated protein: MSQRRAEVVICGAGILGISAAFFLTKLGLRQIVLVDPQAPLTLTSDKSTECYRNWWPGPGDAMVALMNRSIGLMEEMAVQNGNLFNLNRRGYLYVSTAADGLERLQ